TTTTGAAAAAATACCCTCCCATAAGTTGCAGCATCTTTACTACGATGCACTGTCCAACCCAGTGGTAAATCAGATATGTCTCTTGGAATTCCACAGTCACATCTTTCACTGTCACGTATGACTTTTTTCAGTTCTTCTTTTATACTTTTATCAACGTTTCTTGCTTCAGAATAATATGGGTTTACATCACTTTGAGGAATTTGAGGAATCGGAGGCGGAGGACGTTTAGCAATGTCATCATTTGGTGAAGTTGGAGATGGTAGCTGTGGAAATGAACCACCACTTGGTCCTAATGTCCAGTTAGAATGAAATGACCCATCTTTATTAATACTATTACTCGATGCACCTTTAGGAATTGGTATAGGTCCACTATTGCTATGAAAAAGAGGCGTAGCTGAGCTCATAGAACCTGTATCAGTAAAAACAGACATCTGACTATTAAAACTTTCTTGACTTCCTCTCCGAACATGGTTCCTTTCAGGCAAAGGTGGTCTTTCATCATTCCCCCCTACACATGCTGAACGTCCCCCACCAGAACCCTGACTATTAATTGTGTGATAAGAACCACCTGAAGAAGATCGACTTTGTTGATAATTGGATGGTGTTAGTGGATAAAGAAATCGTACATGGGTGACTTTCTGTAAGTTTTTCACATCATGATCATAGTAGTATCTAATGAGTTCATCAACACTGTGAAACTTCTTTTCCTTTACAAGGTAGTACTTTTTTAGAGCACCTGTTCCTTCTATGACAATGTTTGTATGTCTCACTGTTTTATCTGCCACTCTGAAAAGAAATCAAAATCATAATTAGTGATTTTATgtttatagaaaaataagatgtggtatgatttccaatgaaacaATCACTCAAATCCACTGTATAGAccaaataatacagaaactaataactataggtcactgtacagccttcaaaaattaGCAAAGCACATACCACAGTGACACTGTTTGTTTTTAAGTGATAACCGCCACTTTCATTGAGAATAAGAATCATCATGAAACGTGTACTTACATTTACCATGAGAAACCTGACATGTAAAACTAATgaagcaggatttgcttacccttcaggaACACCAGAAATCACCCCCATTTTTAGTGAGGTTTGTTTTTGCCTAGTTTACAGGTTCCTATGTGGTGTTTTGTGACTTTGTTTGCTTTTAGTGGTCTTTAAttttttgccatggtattgtTTTGAAGTTTTAAATGTTCCTTTCCTGTCTTTGAGATTCATTTTGTACTTGTATCATTGGGACCACTTTTAATTAAGGAAAGAAGCCAGAGTGTCAAGTAAGAATCATCAACCATCAAAAGGACAACCTAGCAATCCTGGTCAATTAAAATTGGAGTCTAACATACACATCTCCATGAGCAGGGGTTTAATCTATCAACTTCAATGTTGACATGCAGATAATCATTTCCTTGTAacgatatggtttttttttcatacaaatagcttttaattcattttatgtatcTATAGTATTTTTCAAAGTATCAACAATGGAAgtttgaattttaaaacaaatattacaaatactGTTGCATGTTTCATACTTATAATAAATTGAATATATCTTTCCCATATtaatgcagtttttttttattcgattTAAAAAATCTGACATGGGAGAATTCATAAGTATCATAAGTATCAAAATCTcctgttttatcatgtttatcaaaatatattcTACTAAAGCTGGTACAGGGCTCAAAATAAATTAATCTCATATTTTGGCAATAGATTCAATGTAGCAAATGCATTTAGTATAACATGTTGTAAACTAAATGCAATACTCTTCCTGcttcaattttcaaattaatatactGGTAACAAAAGTAACTCTGTGTTAATATATTTGTAAACTGACTAAGACATGCAAAAAGGTAGTTTATAAAACATATGCTAATTTAAAATCCTGGTATTGAGGAAGGTTGTTTATGATTTAAAATGTTTCTTCCCTATTCATTCATACATACTGTATATAAAGACATAATCATTGGATCATTGGTATGCAAGAATTTAAGTATGTCAGTCTGAACTTTAAATTATCGGTGAAATAATTTCGTTGAATAGATAATCATACATAAAATAATGATTTATGCTTTTaaattttttcaaacatttaaataggGGCAAAATATCTGTTCTAGATTTATATGTGATTATTCtattcaaatatttcatatttgatcCCTTTGTCTAAATTAAAAGAATGGAGATTTTAGGTTTAAAAAGTTTTCATCTCTGATAAGAAATTTGTTTGTCTGGAAAAAGATAAcctataaatttttaacaaacaGTGAACccatttattttattatgttaaatCCCAGATATCAAACTTAGCATAATTACAATTCATACAAAGGGATCAATCCAAACTAGAGGGCTCCaaggatatttttatttacaaatgcatgaaataatgcaactgtTATCCTTTTGCTtcagttttagaaattgaagtcAAACTGCTTTTTTTTCCctaagttctatttttagccatgtctgcttTGTTGTTTGGCAGGCAaagtcattggacacattttttaaacagatACCCTAATGCTGAAAGAGgctaaatttgatgaaatttgtctcagttgtttccagagaagacttttgtaaaggattacaaaagtttacgaaaaattgttaaatttgactttaaagggcaataactccttatgaggtcaactgaccattttggtcatggttACTTATTTGTAgagactttgctgaacattattgctgtttataataatattcaagataataaccaaactttTTTTGTTCGATCAATATAACCagtaaataaatttgtttaagaAAATCAAAGGCCTATTGCATTAATATATAAGTTGTCAATACCATTAGTTTTCTACAAGGAATAATATTCACTATCATagtcataaaaatataattggAAGAAGGTTATCTCCCTTCTTGGAAAGTAAAACTGTATTGTAGCAAAGGAGCCTAATAAAGAGTCAACCATTAGCAGTTTTTAATCCAGTTGTTTTAAAGATAATATTTGGTTTATATACCAGtaagtataaaaatataataattgtcTTTTGTCTTAGATCATTCATGTCAACTTAATTATAAAGTAAGAAATGTTTACACGGTGTTTTACTATCTCGTCATTATTCCACTCCAGCAGGGGGTTACTTCCTATATTTTATCCAGATTTTAGCAAGTTATATAGAAACAAATTTCATGATATTAACTTGACTGCTGGACCTTCAAGCCTTATTCATGACAAccaagcattttgaaattttagccTTAAATGTGGCACACCTTTTGATGGTAGAGTATTAAAGTAACATAAATAAACTTTCTTGTCACATATCTATAATTAGTTTGTGACAAAAACAAACCACAAACTTAATATACACATAGCAAAGAAATAACAAttctaaaagaaattaaaaagcaaatgaaggtctttccacttaaattaactgaaaatgttaataaaaaacaatatatccTGGCTTCAATGATAGCTTATCACAcactgattttgaaaatacaatGTTTGAGAAACTTTTTTCATCAATTAAGGGAGAcacatgtaatataaaaaaaagaagatgtggtatgattgccaattagacaactgtccacaagagaccaaaatgacaaagacattaacaactataggttaccgtatggccttcaacaatgagcaaagcccataccacatagtcagctataaaaggccccgatatgacactgtaaaacaattcaaacgagaaaactaacggccttatttatataaaaaaaataatcgaaaagcaaatatgtaacacataaacaaacgaaaaccactgaattacaggctcctgacttgggacaagcatatacataaataatgtggcagggttaaacatgttagtgggatcccaaccctccccctaacctacAATGTAGGAccgtggtataacagtacaacataagaacaaactataatcaaagagctgaaagctctgaggaaaaatgacgccactgtctctaatattgggatattttttatgcaagtcttgattttcacataccgtaattagtttaacaatacaacatgtctcgtaagcatataattgatattcgtgtatgtgtgtgtgtgaagtgaagatgacaactggctgggtttttttaagacaaatgaatacatggaataggtcaagactacctgaattgtacaaataaatactgtagaaaggcttgtatatttctcactggtacatagtctgaacccccttctccccaCAAAATTTTaggtaaatgattttttttttttactgttatcaaaggtctaatgaaactcaggtaatttcaaagaattctagtcaaaccggcacctggttaaattagCACCCggtatagtcaaatcggcacctggttaaatcgacacctgatatggtcaattcgtcacccatgttaaatatatatttttaacagtattttaagcaaaaagagtaaaaataagaaaggggttgccagaattttgtTCAgaatttaagcaaaaagagttaaatacctATAAATGAAGGGATTGTCCAaaaaactttcacatttttgggggttcatgtacattttgtatatatttatttttctcaactttaGAAAAGTGtatttttaatcatatatatggggtattggatattttttatgcattttttaaccagttgagcattttacaggattgttggtttaatgctgtatAAACTTTCctgaaaaaaacaccttaaatttgctaattatttggcatgaaagtttgatttattgaaagggactccatagttttccatattttatttttctaattgtctcattgttaaaacaacagcttgggtaagggcttcgttgtttacctttataaataCACAACAGCACATAAacgggcgatatctttttgcgccaaaaagtaactcatttgcgccacaacttaattgcgccaatacctcttttgcgccacctaattttcaaaactataggtatcatttgcgcgaataaaataatcatctaattgcgccaattttatatatttttatttatatataacaactaaatgattgactAGGTACCAACAGCAAAAAATTCCTCTGACATTGTAAACTGAAATTTCAAATTAGCCTCGCATTCTAATAAAATTATACCGCTTTCTGGATCGTTACACAATACAAAGTCATCATCTTTGTTTGTAACAACACCAATATCATCCAATATTCTGTGAAATTCTGCTCGATTTTTAGATTAAGCCGGACacagttttcttctctctctatACATAGACTGACACACATATTTTAActctttcttttctaaattttcttcttcaattttgaagatctctgaatttattatttttgaaggtcGCTCTGACAACACATTGGTTGCTTTTATTTTACACGCAGTTctcaaaatttgacgttctaaTTTCTGGACACTGataatgaaaaaattatatttctttctacaaatgaaaatatggtaaTTTATACTgcgaaaaaaatgttttatagtctctcaaaactctttatagagtggctcttgttgtattttatactcgtgatagttgacttgtatttgcattataattttaagaaaaaaatgttttatagtctctcaaaACTCTTTATTGAGTGGCTCTTGTTGTTAacttgtgttttaaaaagctgtatattttatatgaaacaaGTGGcgagactttaataaagtatttgtcttgtcttgtcttgatataggtaaaacatgtacaggtatgatataggtaaaaaatattaACAGGTAAATGcggcgcaatttcatttcatttattggcgcaattaataccatcaaaataaaagagagtggcgcaattaataccttttcaaaactgcaattggcgcaaattgattctgcccacataaactatgtacttggtaaaatttattaatcaattgaatagaaaatattataacaaatataattggatgccgatttgacttgtacatTTCAaatcctctgcgatcgtttgcg
This sequence is a window from Mytilus edulis chromosome 1, xbMytEdul2.2, whole genome shotgun sequence. Protein-coding genes within it:
- the LOC139512949 gene encoding uncharacterized protein, producing the protein MPRGKTPNGPLPASEASNGSLVSIESRELPYFYSNFSNTDEVADYLLHKSKSKVGVFLVRPSFKNRSMLTVSVVVADKTVRHTNIVIEGTGALKKYYLVKEKKFHSVDELIRYYYDHDVKNLQKVTHVRFLYPLTPSNYQQSRSSSGGSYHTINSQGSGGGRSACVGGNDERPPLPERNHVRRGSQESFNSQMSVFTDTGSMSSATPLFHSNSGPIPIPKGASSNSINKDGSFHSNWTLGPSGGSFPQLPSPTSPNDDIAKRPPPPIPQIPQSDVNPYYSEARNVDKSIKEELKKVIRDSERCDCGIPRDISDLPLGWTVHRSKDAATYGRVFFQNEAGVTSWKLPEDVNRKLTAQHQTNLKKLKVMKFDDDYLESNIPPDSLPRSPSNRSNGSGIGSDGKRFSNTQF